The genomic window CGGAACCTCTGCCGACCGGCGGGCCGCGCCCCGCATGTCGCCGCGGACCAGGCATCCCAGGGCACGGGCCCCGGTGTGCACGGCCCCGATCAGCCGGTCGTAGATGCCGAGTAGTAGGGCGACGGTGCCACCCGAGACCCCGGGAACCACGTCGGCGGCTCCCATGAAGGCCCCCCGAACCACCTGGAGGGCGGCCCGGAGGAGGCGGCCCTGCGCCCCGGGCGCCGGCATCAGCCCTCCCGCTCCGGGGAGCTCGTCGGAGCGACGACCAGGTACGAGGCCAGACGCTCCACCATGGTCTCGGGCAATCTCACGGGCCGTCCACTGATGCCGGTAACCGCGGCCACCACCTCCTGGGTGGCCAGGACCTCGTCACCCCGCATGATGCGCTGTCCCCACCGCGACGAGGCACGGCGGATCTCGATGACTTCCGTCTCGACGACCAGGGCGTCCCCGCCCACAGCGGAGGCCAGGAACCTTGTGGCGATCTGGGTGACCACGAAACGGAAGCCCTCGTCCTCCAAGTCATGGAGGCCGAGGCCCACCTCGTCCAGCAGCTCCACCCGCCCCGTCTCGAACAACTGCACGTAGACGCTGTGGTTGAGGTGTCCGTACGGGTCGAGCTCGTAGAAGCGGACCTTCACGGGGTGGCGGTGGGGCACGGCGGCGACGCTAGCCGGGGCGGCATTGGGCAACCGGCCGGTGCCGGGGCCTCCCCTGCCGGGTCGTTCAGGTGGCCGGCGTTACCCTCGGCCGATGGCCGACACCGCGACACCACAGGGCATCGAGCTGTTCTCCGAGGCCTTCGATCCTGCTCCGGGCTGGTCCCCTAGGGACCCCGCCGTCCTGCTGGTATCCGGTGCCGACTCCCACTGCACCCGATGGACGCCGGAACTCATCGGTCCTCTGGTGGACCACGGCTTCCGGGTGGTTCGCTATGACCACCGGGACTGGGGCCTGTCTACCAAGGTTTCGTCCGACGTGGGCTACACCCTCGACGACCTGGCCGATGACGCCCTGGCCGTCCTCGACGAGCACGGGATCGACCAGGCCCACGTGGTTGGTCGATCGATGGGCGGCATGGTGGCGCAGGTCCTGGCTCTCGACCATCCCGGCCGGGTGAACACCCTCACGCTGGTGTCCTCGACGCCCGGCCTGGGCGATGACCGCCTTCCGTCGGCCGCTAACTGGCTAGTCGACCGGATGGCCGAGCGGCTGTTCGCCCCGCCGCCCACCACCCCGCAGCAGCGGGCGGCCTGGGTGGTAGAGATGGACGAGATGTTTGCCGGGACTCGCTACCCGGTGGCCACCGGAGACCGGCTCCGGGTGGCTATAGACGAGGTGGAGCGGTACTGGTACCCGGAATCGGGGCACGGTCCAGCGGTCAACTCCTCGTCTTCGCGCCTGGACCGGCTAGGGGAGGTGGCGGTGCCCACCCTCGTTGTGCACGGGACCACCGATCCAGTCTTCCCAGTGGAACATGCCCTGGCTCTGGCCGATGGAATTCCGGGGTCTGAGCTGTGGCTGGTCGAGGGCCTAGGCCACGAGTTTCCGGACGGGCTGGTTCCCGACCTCTTGCCCCGCCTACTAGCCCACCTACGTCGGGCCTGACCGGGCCGGGGAGGCCCCGAACCCGTGTTGCCAACCGGTGGCGTTCCAAGCTGCCGGGAGGTTCGGCTAGTGCTGGCCGGTCAGGGCCCGGTTCTTGACCTTGGCCTTCATGTAGTCGCGGTTCATGAAGGCTATGAAGTCCAGGGAGATCTCCTTGGGGCAGGCCTCGGAGCACTCGCCGTGGTTGGTACATGAGCCGAAGAACTCTTCCATGGCCTCCACCATGGACTCGGTCCGGCTCCACCGCTCCGCCTGACCCTGGGGCAGCAGGCCGAGATGGCCGACCTTGGCCGAGGTAAAAAGCTGGGCGGCCGAGTTGGGGCAGGCGGCCACGCAGGCCCCGCAGCCAATACAGGCTGCGGCGTCGAAGGCCTGGTCGGCGGCCGCCTTGGGAACCGGGGTCAAGTTGGCGTCCGACGCCGCTCCCGTGTTCACCGAGATGAACCCCCCGGCTTCAATGATCCGGTCCAGCGGTGAGCGGTCAACGGCCAGATCGCGTACCACGGGGAAGCCGGCGGCCCGGAACGGCTCGATAACGATCTCGTCGCCGTCCCGGAATTCCCTCATGTGGAGCTGGCAGGTGGCGGTGGCCTTCTGCGGGCCGTGGGCCCGACCGTTGATCATCACGCCGCAGGTTCCGCAGATGCCCTCCCGGCAGTCGCTCTCGAAGGCCACTGGCTCCCGGCCGGAGTCGTTGAGTTGTTCGTTCAACAGGTCGAGCATCTCCAGGAACGAAGCGTCGGTGCTGATGGCCTGGTGGTGGGTCTCGAATCGGCCCGCGACGTTGGGGCCCTCCTGGCGCCACACCTTCAGGGTGACGTTGATGGTCTCGCCGCGTCCTCCGGACATGTCGGGCTCCCCTTCCGGCTCCGCAGCCCTACTTGTAGGAGCGCTGTGCCAGCGCCACGTTCTCAAAGACCAGCTCCTCGCGGTGGCGGGTCTGGGCGGTGCCGTCACCGTTCCACTCCCACGCCGCCACATGGGCAAAGTTCTCGTCGTCGCGCTGGGCCTCGCCCTCCGCCGTCTGGTGCTCCTCCCGGAAATGGCCGCCGCACGACTCCCTACGTTCCAGGGCATCCCGGGCCATCAGCTCGGCCAGGTCGAAGAAGTCGGCTACCCGCCCGGCCTTCTCCAGTGACTGGTTGAGTGTCTCGGCACTGCCCAAGACCCGCACGTCGCGGTGGAACTCGTCGCGGAGCGCCGGGATCTCGGTCAGGGCCTTCTCCAAGCCGGATCGGTTGCGCTCCATGCCGATGTACTCCCAGACGATCCGACCCAGTTCTCGGTGGAAGTGGTCGACGGATTGGGTTCCGTTGATGGACAACCAGCGCTTCTGCTCGTCCTCCACCCCCCGGACTGCCTCGGCGAACACCGGGTCATCGGTGGGCACCGCTGCTTCGCCCAGCAGGCCTGCTAAGTCGTCGCCGATGGTGTACGGGAGCACGAAGTAACCGTCGGCTAGGCCCTGCATGAGGGCGCTGGCCCCCAGCCGGTTGGCACCATGGTCGGAGAAGTTGGCCTCGCCGATGCAGTACAGCCCGGGCACCGTAGTCATCAGGTGGTAGTCCACCCAGAGGCCGCCCATCGTGTAGTGGATGGCCGGGTAGATACGCATGGGTTGCTCGTACGGATTCTCACCGGTGATCCGGTGGTACATGTCGAACAGGTTCCCGTACTTGGCCGAGATGGCTTCCAGGCCGTCACGGGCGATGGCCGCGGCGAAGTCCAGGTACACGCCATTCTTCAGCGGGCCGACGCCGCGCCCTTCGTCACACACTGTCTTAGCGTTGCGGGACGCTACGTCTCGGGGCACCAGGTTGCCGAAGGCCGGGTACTTACGCTCCAGGTAGTAGTCGCGCTCAACTTCCGGGATGTCACCTGCCGACCGGGCGTCGTCGAACGCCGTGGGGACCCAGATCCGGCCGTCATTGCGGAGCGACTCGGACATCAGGGTTAGCTTCGACTGGAAGTCGTCGCTGACCGGGATGCACGTCGGGTGGATCTGCGTGTAGCAGGGGTTGGCGAAGAAGGCTCCCTGCTTGTGGGCTCTCCAGGCCGCAGTGACGTTGCACATCATGGCGTTGGTGGACAGGAAGTAGACGTTGCCGTAGCCGCCGGTCGCCAGCACCACGGCGTGGGCCGAATGCGGGGTGACCTCGCCGGACAGCAGGTCGCGGGTAACGATCCCGCAGGCCCGGCCGTCTTTCCTGACCACCTCAAGCAATTCGGAGCGGCTGTGTAGTTCCACGGTCCCCGCCGCCACCTGGCGCATCAGGGCCGAGTAGGCACCGATCAGGAGTTGTTGGCCGGTCTGGCCACGAGCGTAGAAGGTACGCGACACCTGGGCTCCGCCGAACGACCGGTTGTCCAGTAGGCCCCCGTAGTCACGGGCGAACGGGACGCCCTGGGCAGTGGCCTGGTCGATAATGTCGACCGAGACTTCGGCCAGGCGGTGGACGTTGGCCTCGCGGGACCGGTAGTCGCCGCCCTTGACGGTGTCGTAGAAGAGGCGGTGGACCGAGTCACCGTCGTTGGGGTAGTTCTTGGCTGCGTTGATTCCACCCTGGGCGGCGATGCTGTGGGCCCGCCGGGGACTGTCGTGGAAGGTGAAAGCCTTGACCCGGTAGCCCAGCTCGCCCAGCGAGGCGGCGGCCGAGGCGCCAGCCAGGCCGGTGCCGACCACGATGACGTCGAACCGACGCTTGTTGTTGGGGTTGACCAGCTTCATGGAGAACTTGTGGTTCTGCCACTTGTCGGCGATGGCGCCGGCGGGGACCTTGGCGTCCAAGGCCGGGCTGGAGGCTGGGGAGGGTGAGTTCACGGCGGCGTCCTCCTAGTGGCCCGCGGCCTGGTCTGCCAGGCAAGCGTTGCCCTCGACCTCGCCAACAGGACAGGTCCGCCCGTCCTCGTCAATGAGCCCGGCTTGGGCCAGGAGAGGGAAGCTCAGGTTCCCGACCAGGATCAGGCCGGCCACCCCAGAGGCCAGAGCACGTCGCAGGTGGTTGTAGCGCGGGTTGTTGACCCCCAGGCTCTGGAACATTGACCAGGCGCCGTGGAAGATATGCCACGCCAGGGCGATGTTGGCCACTACGTAGATCACGGCCACCGGAAGGTTGCCCAGAGACTCGGAGACGTTGTGGTACGGGTCGCCGGGGACGAAGTCGTCCCCTAGCCACCAGCCCCAGGTCAGGTCAGCTAGGTGGTAGAGAACGAACAGGGCGATGATCGGTCCGGTCCAGCGCATGGTCCGGCTGGCGTACGTGGCGGCCACGTGGTCCCGACCACCCTCGTACATTTTGGCGCCGCTGATCCGGCCGGCCTTTTCGCTGGCCTTGCCGCTTATCCGGCTGAGGGTGATGGCCGAGTGGAGGTGGAGCACGAACATGCCCAGGAGCCCTAACCGGAGGAGCCAGAGAATGGCGCCCTGCGGAACCAGGCCTCCGCCCAGGGTGCGTAGCGACTCAGCGTATTCGTGCATGCGGGCCGGGCCCTCGTACACGTGGAGGTTGCCGACCATGTGGGCGAGGACGAAGGCGATAAGCCCTAGGCCGGTGACTGCCATGACCCACTTGCGGCCCACGGCCGACTGGTAAAGGTTCAGTGGGAACGGCCACTCGCGCCCACGGGAACGCACCGGAGCCACGCGGTAACGCTGTCCGGTGGTCTGTGCCATGGGGCCCTCCTCGGCCGTCTCGCCCCGACCGGTGGGCGGTAGTCGGGACGGGCGCAGGCTGCAGGGTAGCGCAAGGCAGATGGGACGTTTCCGGGGTTATCTCCCGTCTAGATGGCCGATTCCGGGTATCGAGGGCCGTGGCCCGTCCTTATCCCGCGGCTGTCGGTCAGCCGGCGCCGATGCGTCCGGAGTAGTGGTTGGCCATCGCTCCGGGGCCGGCGGATTCCGCGCCGACACCGTCTACCGGGTGGACAAGATGCAGGGCCAGGTCGACAGGGCCGGTGGCGTCACCGAGCGGGTATTCGACGGTGCCGACCAGGGTGACCGAGTCGGCCTCGACCGGGCCACCCCACGACCAGGACTCCTCCTTCCCGGCCACGGTCAAGACAGCGTCGACCCGGACGTGGTTCAGCGGGACCCGGCCGTCATGGACTACCACGACCCGGAAGCGAAGCGTGGACCGTGGGGCAATGTCTGACAGCGGCGGGTCGGCCACCACAATGGTGGTCGCGCAGGCGGCGGCTACTTGGTCGTAAGCGGGCTTGGGCGACCGCTGGTGGTCGAGAAGCGAGCCGGAGACGGCCGGAGCGACGTCCAGCAGGCGGTCTAGGGCGAAACCGCCGGTAGGCCGGTACTTGCGGATGCGCAAGGCCTCCACCTGGATCCGCAGCAGCTCGGCCTGGTGGCGCCTGGTGGCTGCCGCCCACGACCCAGGATCCTCGTAGTCAGCTGGTGGGAAGCGACGCACCAGCACGTCGACTTCGGCCCCGTACACGGCGGATAGGCGCTCCTGGTCAACGTCAGGCCAGGTGGCCGGGTCCAGTGTTCCGTCAGACAGGGCCGGCGATTCCTCGGGAACCGACTGGGATCCGAACGCCGACACGAACCGGCCCGCACGGGGAATCCGGTCCAGGTAGGCGGCCAGGTCAGCACGTCGTCCGCTGTACCAGCCGAACCACAGATGGCTGTTGGCGTCGTCCAGCCGGGGGAGGTTGGGAAGCACCCCGGAGTGGCTGACTACCGGCCGTGACGGGTCAGCCTGGTCGAGGGCCCGGCGGACCGTCCGGTCGAGCACCGTGCGGTTCCAGGTCGGCTTCTGCTGGTCCAGCAGCCGGGGGGCGGCCCGGGTCCTGTCGACCGGGTCGGGACCGTCGTGCCCGCACCACACGACGACCGAGGGATGGTGTCCCAGGAGGTCGACCATCTCCCGGGCCTGGCGGGCCGCCTGGCCGCGGACGTCACGGTGGTAGCCGCCCCGGAGGGGCATGTCCTGCCAGAGCAGCATCCCGGCCCGATCGGCCGCCTCATAGAGGGCGGGTGCCGAGACGTGGCCGGCCACTCGCACCAGGTTCAGGCCGGCGGCGGCGGCCCGCTGGAGGTCGGCTTCAGCCCCCTTGGTGGTTACCGCGACCAGACCGCGAGCCAGCGGGGGCACGATGGCACCCCGGAGGAACAGCCGTTCGTCGTTTACCCGCCAGACGTGGTCACGCATCCGGACAGAGCGGAAGCCCACCGTGCGGATCGCAGTGTCACTCACGAGTCCGTCGACGGTGGCCACGTCGAGGGTTAGCTCGCACAGGGGCTGGTCACCTAGCTCGGCGGGCCACCAAAGCGGGGGACGGGGCACCCGGACCGACCACTCCACGCGGTTCTCGCCCCCGGCCAGGGGCTGCCCGTGGCGATGGTCGATGCCCAGGACACGGGTCCGGAACACGACCGGGCGGGGCCGGTCGGTGTGGACCACGGCCCGGATCGCCAGGGTGGCCACGTTCTCGGTGGCCCGGGTGCAGACCACCCGGAGGTGGCGTAGGGGGACGGGTCCAGTCTCCCGGAGGCGGACGGACCGCCAGATGCCTCCCGGATTCCACCCGCCGGGCTCGCCCTGGGTGGCTCCGGTCAGGGTCCGTTTCTCTTCGGGGTTGCCAACCGGTGGGCAGGTCACCTCGACGGCTAGCAGGTGGTCGGAGCGTCGGCGGGCCTCCTCGGTGACCTCTAGGGCGTGGGGGACGAAGTAGCCCTCGGTCGGACCCAGGTAGGAGCCGTCCAACCAGACGTCGCCCTGGTAGGCCACGCCGTCCAGTTCCAGAAAGAGGCGGCGATCAGGGTGGGGGGAGTCGGCCGTAAACCTGGTCCGGAACAGGAGCGGGCCGTCCGAGCCGGAAAAGTTCGGGTGGTCAGCCCAATGTCCAGGGACCTCCACCTCAGGCCAGTCGCTGTCGTCCAGGTTGTCGTCGGGGAAGGTACGGCGCAGGAGGTCATCGGCAACCTGTGCCCTCCACGGCCCGGAGAGGTCCATAGCGCCGACGCTACCGTCGGTGGTCCGGCCGCCGAGCTAGGCCAGCAGGGAGGCCGCGACTGGGTTGTGGCTAGGGTTCCGGCCATCACCGAACTACCGGGCGAAGAGACCGGGGTAGGTGATCCACGGCCGGAGTGATGGCCAACGAGGCAGAGATGGTCCTCGAGGGTCTCCACCTCGCCAGGTTCTGAACAGGCAGACCTCGGGGCCCGGTACCGCTAACGGAACTGACTGGTAATCCCGATCGGGTCAGAGCCCGGTTACGGTCGGCGAGTCAGGACGCCGGTGTCAAAGACCACCCGGTCACCGACCCGGGTCTGGAACAGCACTGTGTCGCCGTCGGGCCCGTCGACTTCCCAGGCGTGGATGTCCAGTATCTCCCCGGGTACGACCGGCGACTTGAACCGGCCGCCTAGACCAGCGAAGCGGTCCGGATCGGAGTCGCATACGGCGTGGAGTAGGGCCCGTCCGGTGAACCCGTAGGTGCACAGGCCGTGGAGGATCGGCCGGTCGAAGCCTGCGCCGGCAGCGAATGTGGGGTCGGAGTGCAGTGGGTTGCGGTCTCCGCTGAGCCGGTAGAGCAGGGCCTGATCGGTTCGGGTGGCGTACGTGACGACGTGGTCAGGCTCACGGTCCGGAGCCTCCCAGGTGCTGGCCGGACCCCGATCCCCACCCCAGCCGCCCTCGCCGCCCAGGAAGAGGCCGGCCCGGGTGGACCACAGTGGGTTTCCCTCGGGATCGGTAACGTCGGTCTCCAGGTACACGAGGGCCGCTTTGCCCTTGTCCCAGATGTCACCGACCCGACCGGTGGCGATTCCCGAACCCGAGGCGGGCATTTCCCGGTAGCAGGTGATCGCCTGCTCGGCATGGAGCAGGAACATCGGGTTGAAGTCGCCAAAGTCCGGGGTCCGTCCTCCACCGATGACCACACACTGGGTGGGGAAGGCCCGCTGGACAATGCCATCCGAGTTCTCGGTCGTGAACTCCAGCTCGAAGCCGGTGGGATTGGTGGTCCCCGCTCCGACGCCCAGGGCATACAGCAGGCTCTGTTTGGAGGTCCACGAGATCTCAGTGGGCTCGCCAACCGAACCGGCGGCGTCGGGGTTGATGGGCATCGGGCGCTCCCGTTCTGGTGTCGGGTCGTCGGGGTGACGGCTCGCTCGACGCTACGGGAGGGTCCACCGATCGGCCCAACCGCGTCGTACCAGTGGCCGGGCGTTCTCCATTACCAACGAGGACCTTGGTGACTAGGTGGTCGACTTCGTGGAACACCGGCGAACGGTGAGCCAGACCCATTGATCGAGGGACCGCCGGAAAACCTCCGATTTCCCTTGCAATTCAGGGAATCACAGTGATGTAATTCCACTGCTGGTATTAAAACGTGGCCTTTCCCCGACCGGAGGAGGGGCGGACCGGCGGAAAGGTGGACGGTTCGATGGGGATCATCGCGAAGCCTGATCTGGACACCGGCTGGAAGGACCTCTCCAACTGCCTGGGTGTGGACCCGGACCTCTTCTTCCCCGAGCGCGGGGCGAGTACCCGCGAGGCCAAGGAGGTCTGCCGGGGTTGCGAGGTGCGCATCGACTGCCTTGAGTACGCCCTCCAAAACGGCGAGAAGTTCGGAATCTGGGGCGGAATGAGCGAGCGCGAGCGGCGACGCATCCGTCGCCAGCGGGCCCTGGATCGCCAGGCGGCAGTCCGCGCTGTCGAGGCTGGCTGACGGATCCGGGAATGGGGCCCTCGCCCGTAGGACTCCTTGCCAGCCTGTTTCCCGATCTCGCCGTTGGATAGGGTGTTGCCATGAACACCCTCGCTGTCATCGGAACCCAGGAACTCCTCATCGTGGCCATCATCGGCCTGGTCCTGTTCGGTGGTAGCCAGCTCCCGAAGTTGGCTCGCAACCTGGGACGGGCTCAGAAGGAACTCCAGAAGGGGCTTGCTGAGGGCCAGGCGGACGCCAGTTCCGGGGACGACGACGAGGCCTCCTGACCCGGGAACCGTTCGCGTCGGGGACCCGGCCCAGGCGGACGATCAGGCCGGCCGGGCACAACAGACCCGACGGTACACTCCGGGCCTATGAGCAACTTCTCCGAGGAACTCGCGCCGCAGCCGCCGATCGGTGATGTCAAGGTTGTCTACCTCGGACCGGCTGCTCCGCACTGGGAGGTCCGGTCGAGTTTCGGCGATCCGCACCTGATCGAGTCCTTCCGGGACCGGGTGCACGCGCGCCTGATGCTCCTCCCGCCCCATGACCCTCAGTTTCGGCGCAACCGGGAGCGCATCAACCGCGACGCCGAGCGCGAGAACGTCCTCATCTCCTGGGACCTCGGCTATGACGAGGAGGACGCGGTGGCTGCCGGGGCCTAACTCCGGCTCGCCGAAACGCGACAACGACCCCGACGCCTGAATCGTCGGGGCCGCTGCCGGAACGGGGCGTGGAGGGGTCGCCCCTGGGGGATCAGGCGGCTACGGCCACCAGATCGTCCTTCTGGCGGCCCGCGTGGATCGCCGCTCGGCGTTCCTTCAGGATTCGGCGCCGCTGGCGTTCTGAGCAGCCTCCCCACACGCCGTGTTCGACGCGGTTGGTGAGGGCGTACTCGAGGCACGGCGCTGTGACGGTGCACCCGGCACAGACCTGCTTAGCAATCTCGACGCCGATGCCGTCGTGGGGGAAGAAAACTTCGGGGTTGCTATTGGCACAACTACCCCGGGTCATCCAGGTGGTTTCCATGGTCGGTATCTCTCCTGCTTTTTGGACCGTCGTACGGTCGGTCCGGTGGGCCGCTCCGCCCCTGATGCCCTATTTCTCTCACACGGGGCCGAAAGCCTCCGTAAAGGCCAGAAGCCGTCCGTCGGACCGGGAGATCGGGGGTCAGCGGGCGTCCAACGCCCCGTTACCCCCCGGATGGGGGTTACCTAGAAATGTCACCCGATAGCCGAATACCGGGCGGGTGGACCTCGTAGGCTTCGAAGGACCGGTTGGCTTGTCGCCGCACCGTCCGTTCGCTGATGACCGACTCTCCCACCGCCCTCTCCGGACACGCAGACAACCGCTCGGGGATGTCCACATCGGTCCGTGCCCTGCTCGTCCTGGCCCTTCTCTACCTATTCCTGACCGGGGTCGAGTTGTTAGGAGGTGGCTTCAAGTACCTCGGCAAGGACCTGGTCGATGGCCTGTTTGAGGGTGTGTCTAATCCGCTCGGTGGCTTCTTCGTTGGTCTCCTGGCGACCATCCTCGTCCAGTCCTCGTCGGTCTCGACCTCGGTGATCGTGAGCTTGGTGGCCAGTGGTGTGGTCGGGGTCGACGAAGCGGTACCGATGGTCATGGGCGCCAATGTGGGTACGACTGTCACGGCCGTGTTGGTGTCCCTCGCCCACATGAGGCGTGCCCAAGAGTTCCGACGGGCCTTCGCAGCCGCCACGGTCCACGACTTCTTCAACGTCCTGGCCGTGCTCGTGTTTTTGCCGTTCGAGATAGCCACCAACTACCTGTCCCGAACCGCCGGATGGATCACCGACCAGGTCATTGGCAGTTCGGGTGCGAGCTTCAGGAGCCCCCTCAAGCAGGCAGTCAAGATGCCTGCCGGTTGGGTCAAGGACCTGTTGGCCGACCTCGGCGCACACGGCGACGTCCTTGGTGGTTTCCTCATCGTCATCGGGGTGGCGTTCATCTTTGTGGCGTTGGCTTTCATTACGAAGAACATGCGACTGCTGGTAGCCGACCGGGTCGAGGCCGCCATCAACCGGGCCCTCGGTGCCGGTTCCGGCATGGTGGCCATCCTTATCGGAGCGATCATCACGATCTCGGTGCAGTCGTCGTCGATCACGACGTCCGTGCTCGTACCACTCGCCGCTTCAGGGGTTCTGACCCTCGAGAACATCTACCCGGTGACCCTTGGGGCCAACGTTGGTACCACGGTCACCGCACTGTTGGCCTCGCTGGCCACTGGGAGTCCGGCTGCCGTCACGGTGGCGATCGTGCACACGCTGTTCAACCTGAGCGGGATCATGGTCTTTTACCCGATTCAGGCCCTTCGACGCGTGCCGATACGTCTGGCAAGGGGCCTGGCGGACATCGCCATGGAACGGCGCATTATGGCCGTTGCCTACACGGTGGGTATGTTCGTGGTGGTGCCGCTTCTCGGCGTGGTGATCCTCCGATGAGACCTAAAACCGAACTTCTGACAAGGGGGCGACGCCCATGGTGATGAGTTTCTTCCGCCGCAGCGACGACAGCGGCCTCGGCCGCATTGAGGCGCAGGTCCAGCGCATGGTGACCGACGCCCGACACACGTTTGACTTGGCCATGAACGCCATCGCCGGTGGCTCGGTTGCCTCGGTGGCCGACGAGGTTCGTCGGACCGATCGCCAGATCAACGTCACCGAGATGGAGATCCGCCGCGAGTTGGTCGTGCACTTCTCGGTCCATGCCGGCGGCGATGCCACCGAGATGCTCGTGTTCATGAACATGATCAAGGACCTCGAACGGATCGGCGACTACAACAAGAACATCTTCGACCTGGCCGAGGAAGGGGTGTCGTTTGCTGAAGCCGATGATTTGGAGCGCATCCTGGGCTTCCGCGACGAGGTCTCGTCCCGCATCGCCCTGATGGGCGAGATTCTGACCGAGCGTGACGAGGAGCGGGCCCGGGCCTACATAGCCCGGGGGGACGAGCTACGCCGTGAGTTTGACGCCCTGGTGAGTGAGCTAGTCCACTCCACCGGCCCGGCCCTGTACGCGGTGCCCCGGGCGCTGCTCTACCGGTTCCTGAAGCGCGTGACCGCTCACTCCCTGAACGTGGTCAGTGCCGTGGTCATGCCAGTGGACCGGCTGGACTACTTCGACGAGGACGTCGAGGACCGGGACTGACTGTTCCGAGATCAACTGGTCCGGTGTCGGGCGACCAGCCCTAGGGTCGGTGACCATGCGCATCCTCGTTACCAACGACGACGGGATTTCCTCTCCGGGCCTTGGTGCCCTAGCCGGCGCGGTGGCCGCCGCCGGGCATCAGCCGGTAGTGGTCGCGCCGTCCACCGACTGGAGTGGCGCGTCGGCCTGTCTCGGTCCCATCGATGACCCTGGCCGGGTCGCGGTCGACGAGGTGAGAGTCGGTTTGCCAGACGGTGAGTCGTTGATCGGGTTCTCGGTGGCTGCGCCCCCAGCGCTGATCACCATGCTGGCCAGTTTGGGCGGATTCGGCGATCCACCCAAAGCGGTAGTAGCCGGCATCAACCGGGGACCCAATACCGGACGCTCAACCCTGTTCTCGGGAACCATTGGGGCCGTCCTGGCTGGTGAGCGCTTCGGCTGGTCAGGTTTGGCGGTCAGCCTGGACGTAGCCCCGTCCGGAAACGGCGACCTCGGGCCGTATCGCGAACCCCACTGGCAGTCGGCCGCCGATCTGGCCCAGACCATGGTGTCCTGGATAGTCGAGGCGCCACCCCGGACCGTGCTCAACCTCAACGTGCCGGACAGGCCGACGTCGGAAACCAGGGGCCTGCGGTGGGCCGACTTAGCACCAGTGGGAGGTGTGCGGACCGTTATCACCGGACAGGATGAGGTCGGCCTTCGCCTCGACCTGGTGGCCAACGACCTGCCGGTGCCCGAGGGTTCGGACAGCGACCTGCTGCGAAAAGGTTGGGCCACGGTTACTTCACTGGCGCCAACCCATGCCGCATCAGCGGACCTTCCGCT from Acidimicrobiales bacterium includes these protein-coding regions:
- a CDS encoding Na/Pi symporter, which produces MTDSPTALSGHADNRSGMSTSVRALLVLALLYLFLTGVELLGGGFKYLGKDLVDGLFEGVSNPLGGFFVGLLATILVQSSSVSTSVIVSLVASGVVGVDEAVPMVMGANVGTTVTAVLVSLAHMRRAQEFRRAFAAATVHDFFNVLAVLVFLPFEIATNYLSRTAGWITDQVIGSSGASFRSPLKQAVKMPAGWVKDLLADLGAHGDVLGGFLIVIGVAFIFVALAFITKNMRLLVADRVEAAINRALGAGSGMVAILIGAIITISVQSSSITTSVLVPLAASGVLTLENIYPVTLGANVGTTVTALLASLATGSPAAVTVAIVHTLFNLSGIMVFYPIQALRRVPIRLARGLADIAMERRIMAVAYTVGMFVVVPLLGVVILR